GAAAATACTCTAAAAGCGTGATGATAAGCTTTTTAAGCATTTTCAGCCTTGTTCTAACCAAATACTAAGGTAATTCACAATTATTTTAACTAAATCTGCATTTATTTTAACTTAATTCAACTCATTCTAATCCTATTCTGCGATTATTCTAACTAAATAGTAACACATTTTAAAGAAAGTTATAGAATAACTTAATAAAAGTTAGATTCTAATTCAAATTTATTTACATAAAAAATGGAAGGGATAATATCTTATTCCTTCCATACAAAGATTTGTAATTGGATAACAAATGCTACAAATCAAACCTGTCTAATAAGTCTTGATGTTTTTCAAAATAATCTTCTAAAGCCTCTTCTACTATCTCCCATTTTTTCTTATCAAAAGTCGCAGATAAGTAGGTTATATTTTTTATATAAGTAGGTCGGATTAAATAACCATGTTGTTTGCGTTCAATGTCCTCTTCCTTTTCTTCTTCTTGGTTTTGCTCATTAGGAGAGGTTTTAGAGTTATTTACAAAAGCATCTAACTTTTTCTTTTTATCTATACTGGGTGTGAATTTTTTGCTCATAATATAATTTTGATTAAAGATTATTTAAAATTTGTAGAACCTCATTTGCGATGGCATCTACTTCTGATATGGCTTTTTTAACAATTTTTGCTTCTCTTTTATTAGTCTTAATGGATTGATAGTATTCATTCAAACTCAATCCTCCACTTGAAAAATAAGTGTAAATATTTCTATCAATATGTACATTCTGACAGATATTTACATCTTCTTCATAGGGTTCGAATATCTTTCTATATGAATCCAGATTTGCGTTAGCATGTGCAAATGTAGGTAACAAATAAACATACTGATTTCCTCCTCTAATCTCATTTACCTGTTTGATGATGGGTAATAGATTATTTTCAAAAGCTCTAATAGCCTTGTCAGATGGTCGTATAGGAATGATACATAAATCACTATATGCCAAACCTGATTTTGTCAATTTTGAGGATATACTCTCTCCAGGAAAGTCTATAAAAAGAATATCACACTTTTTCTGCATTTCCTCCATAACTTCATCCATTTCACTAAATGGATCAAATTTCTCTACTTTAATAGGTAAAGGTTTCAAATCGTCAGGTCTTTCTTCTAACCAATCTGAAATAGAGTTTTGAGAATCAGCTTCTAAGATTTTGCGTGTGTATTTCTCCATTACTTTACTTGTAGAAATAGTTTGTATAAAAGTGCTTTTCCATTCGCCACCTTTTGGAAATACAGCAGAAATAATTTTTCCTTTTTTCATTGTATTTTTATTAAATTTTTTTAGCTAATTATGTTATTTAGCTATATAATATTATTAAGTATTTTAGATAGTAAGTTTACTTAGCTATTTATATTTTTTAATTGTTTATTAAAATTAGCTAAATAATTATATTTAAAAATAGATTTAATTTAGATTTAAAAGCACTTTTTACTAAATAATAATATTTTTTATTTAGCTAATTAAGTTAAATATCTAAATAATTTTTTAATTAAATATACTAATTAGCTAACTATATTAATTTAATTTATCAGGATTTTTACTGACTTGTTTAGAATTTGATTTTACACGACGTTCTAATTTTTTAATATCCTCTTCTGAGGGTAAATCCTCTGGCTTGATACCACGCTCTAAAAGAATTGTTCTGACAGATTTATTATTTGTAATGTGTTCTTGAGCTATTCCATCTTCTGTATTTAATCCTTTGTCTTTGCTATTAAATACTGTAATTTCGGCTGCGAAGTCCTTAGCCTTAATGGTAATTGTGGGAAGAAAATCTGCTAAAGCTCTATTTTTAGGCACATCTAAAATATCCTTCATTTGTTGGGTAGTGTGATTGAATAATGCTTTATCTCCTTTGCTACGAATGGTAGCAAAATTTTTGTTACTTCCTGTTTGTTCAAAAATAATTTGAGAAAGTTCCTTTTCAGATAAAGATAATTTTTGTCGTGCTTTCAATCGTTGCCATTCTTGGATATGCTTTTCTAATAATTCAATCTGACGAGTTTTTACAGCAAAATAGTTTTGAGCAAATGCAATTTCTTCTTTACGTGGATCTCCATTTTGAGCTATAAGATAACAAGCATAACGAGTAAGCATTATATCTTTGATTTCTCGTTTTGCTCCAGAACCTACTTCGACCATTTTTCCAACGTCGGAAAAATGGTCAGTAATTTCATGTCCATTAGATTGACAAGCTGTTTTTGCTTTATCAATAACTTGAATAAAATTCTTCCAACGTAAATAACCTAGTAAGTTCTGCAAATCACGAGCGTACCAAAACTCAATATCCTGTTGAGTTCTATGTACGTCTTTTTCAAACTGCTGCATCAACGTTTCTATATTTTCTTTTTTCATATAGCAAAATGATTTTGATAAGTATTAATTTAAAACAATGTAATTTAGCTAAAAAATAGTAATAGCTAAAATATTTTTTTAGCTAAACAAATAAAATTTATATAAAATTTATAAAAACTACTCATAGAGTATTTAAAACCATTTTTCCGACGTTGGAAAAATGGTTTTAGCTAAAAAATTTACTAAATAACATAATTATTTAGCTAATAAAATTAATTAGCTAAAATAATTTTTTAGCTAAAAAAATAACATAACTTTTGTAAAAATAGTAACCAAACAATCTAAAAAGCTACAAAGCAGCGCAACTTCACATTTTATCACAAATAGTAGAGTTGTATTGACTTGGTACTCCAATAAAGTTGGTTTTTGAGGTTCTACAAAGAATTTTACTTGTATTGTTAATTATGAAATCTACAAGACCATTTTTCCGACGTTGGAAAAATGGTTTTATCTAAAATATTTTTTTAGCTAAAAAATATAATTAGCTATTTATATATATTATATTTTTTAGTTTATTTAGCTAAAAATATTTTTAGCTAAATAATACAACAACTATATTTAATTACTTAGCTAAGTATTTTTATTAGCTAGATAATTAGTTTTAAATTTGTGATTTATTTTATAAAAACCCGTTTTAAATAGTATTTAAAGCATTTTTTATATCTAAATATTTTTTTAACTATAAAAATTATTTAGATATAAAACATATTTAGCTAAAAAATATATTTGTTTAATTAAACTTTTTAGCTAAAAAATATTATTAGCTATATAATACTTTTAGCTAAATATATAAAAAAGATTTTAATTTTTTTTTGTAGAAAAATAAAACAGAGGATAAAAATACCAAACTTTGAATAGTTTGTAGAAGATTAGATAGTAATTAGTGCTAAAAATGAACTTATTTCGCTTTCCACATGGATTAATTTCCATAGGAAATAGAAAAACATTACTTTTTTTGCTTACCTTTGCTTATATCGTTTGCAAAAAACTGTATTTATAGGCAAATCTATAAGTAAAAGGAGCAAATGAAGCAACTAAATTATTTTTTACAAATTCTCTAGTGAAGTAAAGACATAAAAAAAGCCTTCTGATACGGAAATATCAAAAGGCTTAGAATATTTTTAACGAGCGTGGCTGGACACCGTGTTTTTTAAAGACTTGTATAACACTCATTAAGGGATTTAACGAAGACACAGCACAACTATGTCAGTTAATACAACAACAAAGGTAGCAAAAAGTTTGCAATATTCAAACTTTGCTACCACTACACGCAATTTTTATTCATTAAGTAACTATTATAGTTACGTTAAAGGTCTTGCTTATTATACAGACCAACACGCCAAAGTGTGGGAAACGCTCGGTTTCTCCCACTTGGCAGGGAAATCTTCCTATCATAAAAGTACTTCACGCCCTCATAAAAACAAAAAATCCTTTGCTATTTCGGCAAGTGGTTATTTTCACGACTTCTATACTGGAGAAAAAGGAAATGTTTTTAATTTTCTGCAAAACGAAAAAAATTATTCAGAGCAAAAAGCATTTGATTTTGTGGCTCGTCTGTATGGATTTACAGATTATACCGTTGGAGAAAAAAATCAAAATTATCTATACCATCAAGAAATAAACGAGGAGGAACTGAAAAACGAGGTTTTGACTTATTTCCGTTCTCGTATCTACAAAGAACTAGGGCTTAAAAAAGAAGATGCAGAAACCTATTTTTCGCCTGCTCTTGGAAAGCACAAAGGTATTGCAATTCGATATACAGATATTGAGAAAAAAGCTATTTTTGATACGATTGAAAGTGAAAAACAAGTTTTTGAGCGTATTCGTTTAGCAAAACCTTATCGAAACAAAGAAGGTAAAACTACAAAATACCTAAGTCCGAAGGGAGCTAAAACCTATCCATATTTGACGGCTCTCGCTCATGCACCTGAAACTACACAAGAACAAAAAACACTTTTCATCACAGAGGGAGAGTTCAAAGCCTTTTTTGGGGTCAAAAAATTAGGACTTCCTTTTATTGGAATTGGGGGTATTTCATTGGCTGCAACAGCAGAAAAAGACCAAGATGGCAAAACAGACTATCAAACAGCTACTTTTGATGAACATACAAAATCTGTTTTAAAGAAACTAGGCTATCAAAACATTCATTTAGTTTTTGATGCTGATACATTTGATAATAAAGGAAAAGAAACTCGTCATCTTCAATTTTTTACAGCCATTAAAAAGGCATTTTTTGCAGCTAAAAATCAAAATTTAGGTTTTACTTTTTCAGTTATAAATCCAATTTCAAAGGCAAAGGGATTAGATGATTTGGGTAGAGATTATTCTACTTTTGAAATTCGTAAGCAGCTCACACAAACCAAAACTCACAATCGTTTATTTTATCATTTTAGATTAGATATACAAAAAACAGATAATCAAGCCTTTTTTGCCCTTCAAAAAGCATTTTTTGCTAGTAAAAAAGAAATAGAAAAAATACAACAGATTGAAATAAATGGTTTTTTGGGAAATCAGCTTTTAGAAAATCAATCGTTTTTAGACTCATTAGAAAACTCAAAATTTACCTATTTACAAGCTCCAACAGGAATTGGAAAAAGTTATTTTGTAAAACACCATTTAACTAAATACCTCAATGAACAGGGTTTTGTAGTTCTTTTTGCTGCGCCTAGAAATGCGATTGCTAAACAACAAGCCTTAGAAACTAATCAAAATGAGGAAAATGGAAGTGAAAATAAGATTGTTTTTACAGCAGATACGGCTTCACAAGCTATTGAAAGGCTAAAAACAGAGCAGCACGATATTATTTATACCAATTTTGATAAACTTCCAGATGCCTATCACGTTTTGACACAATTTTACAACAAAAAAGTATTTTTAGTTATTGATGAAGGACATTTAATGACAAGTGATAGTACTTTTAGACCCAAAGTGATTGGTAATTTATTAGAAACACTACTCAAAAATGAACATAATTTATTGATGAGTGCGACACCTACAAAACTCTATTTGCCAAATTCAGAAATAAATCATTTTGAAATTGTCGCAAAAGATAAAAAAGACTATGCTGCACCTTCACTTATTTTTTGTCAAGATAAAAAAATGACTTCTTTTGCCTTTGAAAAATGTAAAACCATTGTAGAAAATGAGGAAAGAGCCATTATTCATCTTAATAGCATCGAACAGGCTCGTTTACTTCAAAATTTACTTTTAAAAGAAAAAATAGGCGTTCATTTTTTGGCTTCTACAGGACTTACTCCAACTGAAAAAGAAAATTTTGATAGCATTCAAAGTAAATCTACTTTCAACTGGAACGATAAAAAACCAATTATTATAACGACTTCGGTTTTAGAAGCTGGATTTAATATCGAAACAGATAGAAAAACAACAAATATTTATCTCAATAAGACTAGAGCAGGATTTGATACCACTTCGTACCGTCAATTTATAGCAAGAATTAGAAATTATGACAAACAAGAAGTAGAAAATATCATTGTAACACAAAATTATGCTCATTTCTTGCCTAATGAAAATTTGGTTTTAGAGTATGATTATGAAAAAACGATTGAGTTTGCTACTGAAAGTTTGGCTATTCACACTAAAAGATACCAAAATTCTAAACTAGAATATGGAGAGGAATTTCACGACTTCGAAACAGAAAGATTAAAAACAGAGATTTCTAAATACCTTTATTTTGATAAAGAAAAAGGGGATTTTCAAATTAATTACCAAGAAATATTTGCAGAATATACCCACGAAAAAAACAAACAGGGAAGTCCTTATTTTGAGAATCCGAAAGAAATTTTATTTTATGAACAAGATATTAATAAAGATGTGAGCCAGTACCAAGAGTTCCAAAAAGCCGAAAAAGACAAAGCAGGGCAAGAAATAGCACATTTGTTTGTCAATGATTTTGAAAAGCTGATTGTTTCAGTAGAAAAATATACCCAAGATGTAAAACTGAAAGCAAAACTAAATTTTGCTTCGGTGGAAGACGCTGTTCTGCTCACACCTGTACAGCTCGTTGTAGCTGAACAGCTTTTGAAACATTATTTGTATTTACTCAAAACAAGTAACGAAAAAGGAATTATACAAATTTCTGCCTTAAAATCTATTTTAGTAGATACAGAAAACTTGACCCTTCGAAAAACAAATGATTTGAGAAAACGAAAAATGGCGTTTATTTCCTATTGGTTGATGCTGAGAAGAACAACAAGCAAACGAATGGGAGTTTCCGAATCGCTACAAGTAGAAGAATTTAATAGAGTGCTAAAAGTATTTAGAGAACTCAAAGGAAAATTATTGACAGCAGAAGAAATTACAGAAGCGATTAATCGTTTTCAACATCAGAAAAAAAGGTATTCGAAACGGAAATGTTTAGAACTGGTACAGTTACTTTGTGAGGTCGAAAGAACTGCAATAGTTGAGCAGGGAAAGAAAACCTATTTTTATGCTTACAAGTGCGAAAAAGACTATAAAACGGCACTTTCAGAACTTTTAAGAGAACCTTATTTTGATTAATAAAGACATAGATTAGACCTACTTACCTATTACAATTCAACCTTAATTCATATCCATATAAAAGAAAAAAATAAGAATTACATATCGTTTTTCATGATTATATAATCTTACTGAATTACCTTTTTAATGTAAACGGCTGAATTTATCGTCGAAAAATAGATAAAACTCTTTGCTATTAAATACCGTGTAACAAAAGTTTATTTATATTTTTTTATTTTCACTATTTACCTTTGTATAGTATTTATTCAATTTTTTTCTTGCCGTTTCTCTGCTAAATTGCCAATCAATTTTGATAGCTTTTTTTGAACGTTCTTTGAAGTAAGCAATCACTTCATTTGATAGTTTAGAAATTGAAGAAATACATCTGTTTAAACATTGTCTTGACAATGCTGAGAATTCAATTTCGATCATATTTAACCAAGAAGCTGATTTTGGAGTATAAACAAAGTTAAATCTATCAGCTAATCTTGCTGCCTCTCTAACATCAAAAGTTTCGTAAAATGAACTCGCATTATGCGTATTTAGATTATCTAAAACTACTGTAATTATCTCTGCTTCTGGATAAAGACTTTCTAATTTTTGCATGTACAATGCAAACTCTTTCTTTCGTCTTCTACGTCGTATGTGAACACACCTTTTTCTGTCAAAGGCTTTATCATAGCCAACAAAGAACAGGCTTCATGTTTTGTGTAAGCATAGTTCTCTTTAGCCACTTGCCCAGACTTTATGGCTAGACCTTCAACTGTATCTCCAATCAAAAAACAGAGATTTTTATCAAAGTATAAAAACAGATCGTAAAGGATTGGAAGGTAATAAATACAAACGAAGAATGAGGTTCATTCGTGCTAAAAATAGAGCATTTAACTTTCCAATATACCATTGTTTTTTTCGGTGAGGTTGTAATTCATTTTTTTTAAATACGACCCACCTCTGTATGAGAAATACTTTCAATGATTTCTAATTCAACTAATTTATCAGAAAGAAGCCGAAGAGACTAAGAAGAATAACCTATGGCAGGGCTGCTACATGCTAATGCTGTAACTTTTGCACATTCTTCTCCACTAAAACATACTGAACGACTTGAATGTGATTTATCATAAAGCATAGTAAGACCTTCTGAACTGTACTGTTTGGCGCATTTACTTAACAAAACATAATTTACGTTTAAATGGTCTTGAACTTCTTGATAAGACATACCCTTAGCTAACAGTTGAAGAGCTAGACCACGTTTGTGAACATGGTTTAGTAAGCTCCGTTTCTTCAATAATTCTTGAAGTTTTTTTTGTCTTCATTTGTTAGTTCTACGTGATTCTTTTTCATATATTTTAGTATAGGAGGAAGAAAAAACTAAGTTAAATACAAAGATAGTAATGTGAAATAACTTTTGTTACACGATATTTAGTTATAAAAATGAAATAAAAATGATAGATAATGATTAATTTTTGAAATAGAGATAAGTCAAAATAGTATAAATACTTTCCAAAATTTTACAAAACTGTATTGCACTTTATTAGGTTATATTTTATAGATAATAAATAATATTATCTATTTTTTAACCTAATTTTTACGACTTATGGAAAGTAACAAGAAGTATTTAAAATTTTTTGCAATGATTGCCACTTCAATGATTGCTATGTTTTTTTTAATGTACACACACTCTTATCAAGTTATAGACCACTTTTGGTTTAGTGAAACCCGTCTTTTTATGACTATGATTATGGGAGGTTCTATGATTATTATCATGTTATTGTTTATGCTTAATATGTATAAAAACACAAAAATAAATGTAGCTATTCTAACCTTTGGTGTCCTTTTGATTGTAGGTTCGATATGGTTAGTAAGAAGTCAAGTAACCGTTACAGGTACTGACTATATGGAAGGAATGATTCCACATCATTCTATTGCTATTCTGACAAGTGAACGTTCACAAATAAAGGATATAAGAGTTAGAAAACTGGCTAATGAAATTATCAAAGCACAGCGAAGAGAAATTATGGAAATGGAATGGCTCATCAATGATATTGAAGAAAATGGAATAGTAGAAACTGAAAGCGAAAGAAACAAACGTCCAATTCCGTCCTTTAAAGGCTCACTTGATAAGGAAACTAGAGAAGTAGCCGAATAAAGAGATGATATAATCTTCAAAATATTCCTTTTATTTAATTGAATTTCAATATTTTTTAATCTAAATTTTTAAACCTAAAATCCAAAAATTATGTCTAACTCAAAATTTCAAGCGTGTATAGAAGCCTGTCAGCAATGTTTTATCGATTGTCAAAGCTGTTTGTACAATATGGCAACAAAAGAAAGTATGAACGATTGTCCTCGTTGTTGTATAGAATGTGTTGATTCGTGTCAAGTGGCTATCAAAGCAATGCTAAACGATAGCAAATGGGCAAAAGACTATTGTAGAATTTGTGCAGAAATCTGTGATTGGTGTGCTGAGCAATGTGGACAACATAGTGGCGACCATTGTAAAAAATGTGCTGAATCGTGCCGTAAATGTGCAGAAGAATGTCGTAAAATGGCAGCTTAATTTTTCAAAACCTATTCAAACCCTAAGTGTCTTTGGAAATACTTAGGGTTTTGTATCTACATTTTTTAAACTTATTATTTTTATCAATTTATCTATGAAAAATCAATTACTATTACTCTTTTTCACGCTGCTTTTTAGTCAAAATGGATTTGCACAGCACACTCACAGCAACCATACAAATTCTAAATCAAACAAAGAAATAAAAAATAAAACGGTCTTTTATAATCTCACAGTAAGCGATACAGTTATGGAATTAGCAGGAAAAAAAGCAAAACTTTTGACTACAAATGGACAAATTCCTGCGCCTACTTTATTTTTTACAGAAGGAGATACAGCACTTATTTATGTAAAAAATAATACCAAAGGAACGACTTCTTTTCATTGGCATGGATTGCTTTTACCAAACGAACAAGACGGAGTTCCACTCCTGACTACCGAACTTATCAAAGCAGGAGAAACGCACATTTTTAAGTTTCCAATTATTCAAAATGGAACGTATTGGTATCATTCGCATACGATGTACCAAGAACAAAAAGGGCTTTATGGAGGAATTGCTATTTCACCAAAAGAACCACAGGATTTTATTAGGACAAAAGAAAAGGTAATTGTTCTTTCTGATTTTACAGACCAAAATCCA
This genomic interval from Bernardetia sp. MNP-M8 contains the following:
- a CDS encoding transposase yields the protein MQKLESLYPEAEIITVVLDNLNTHNASSFYETFDVREAARLADRFNFVYTPKSASWLNMIEIEFSALSRQCLNRCISSISKLSNEVIAYFKERSKKAIKIDWQFSRETARKKLNKYYTKVNSENKKI
- a CDS encoding DUF305 domain-containing protein, coding for MESNKKYLKFFAMIATSMIAMFFLMYTHSYQVIDHFWFSETRLFMTMIMGGSMIIIMLLFMLNMYKNTKINVAILTFGVLLIVGSIWLVRSQVTVTGTDYMEGMIPHHSIAILTSERSQIKDIRVRKLANEIIKAQRREIMEMEWLINDIEENGIVETESERNKRPIPSFKGSLDKETREVAE
- a CDS encoding DEAD/DEAH box helicase: MSVNTTTKVAKSLQYSNFATTTRNFYSLSNYYSYVKGLAYYTDQHAKVWETLGFSHLAGKSSYHKSTSRPHKNKKSFAISASGYFHDFYTGEKGNVFNFLQNEKNYSEQKAFDFVARLYGFTDYTVGEKNQNYLYHQEINEEELKNEVLTYFRSRIYKELGLKKEDAETYFSPALGKHKGIAIRYTDIEKKAIFDTIESEKQVFERIRLAKPYRNKEGKTTKYLSPKGAKTYPYLTALAHAPETTQEQKTLFITEGEFKAFFGVKKLGLPFIGIGGISLAATAEKDQDGKTDYQTATFDEHTKSVLKKLGYQNIHLVFDADTFDNKGKETRHLQFFTAIKKAFFAAKNQNLGFTFSVINPISKAKGLDDLGRDYSTFEIRKQLTQTKTHNRLFYHFRLDIQKTDNQAFFALQKAFFASKKEIEKIQQIEINGFLGNQLLENQSFLDSLENSKFTYLQAPTGIGKSYFVKHHLTKYLNEQGFVVLFAAPRNAIAKQQALETNQNEENGSENKIVFTADTASQAIERLKTEQHDIIYTNFDKLPDAYHVLTQFYNKKVFLVIDEGHLMTSDSTFRPKVIGNLLETLLKNEHNLLMSATPTKLYLPNSEINHFEIVAKDKKDYAAPSLIFCQDKKMTSFAFEKCKTIVENEERAIIHLNSIEQARLLQNLLLKEKIGVHFLASTGLTPTEKENFDSIQSKSTFNWNDKKPIIITTSVLEAGFNIETDRKTTNIYLNKTRAGFDTTSYRQFIARIRNYDKQEVENIIVTQNYAHFLPNENLVLEYDYEKTIEFATESLAIHTKRYQNSKLEYGEEFHDFETERLKTEISKYLYFDKEKGDFQINYQEIFAEYTHEKNKQGSPYFENPKEILFYEQDINKDVSQYQEFQKAEKDKAGQEIAHLFVNDFEKLIVSVEKYTQDVKLKAKLNFASVEDAVLLTPVQLVVAEQLLKHYLYLLKTSNEKGIIQISALKSILVDTENLTLRKTNDLRKRKMAFISYWLMLRRTTSKRMGVSESLQVEEFNRVLKVFRELKGKLLTAEEITEAINRFQHQKKRYSKRKCLELVQLLCEVERTAIVEQGKKTYFYAYKCEKDYKTALSELLREPYFD
- a CDS encoding four-helix bundle copper-binding protein, with product MSNSKFQACIEACQQCFIDCQSCLYNMATKESMNDCPRCCIECVDSCQVAIKAMLNDSKWAKDYCRICAEICDWCAEQCGQHSGDHCKKCAESCRKCAEECRKMAA
- the dinD gene encoding DNA damage-inducible protein D → MKKENIETLMQQFEKDVHRTQQDIEFWYARDLQNLLGYLRWKNFIQVIDKAKTACQSNGHEITDHFSDVGKMVEVGSGAKREIKDIMLTRYACYLIAQNGDPRKEEIAFAQNYFAVKTRQIELLEKHIQEWQRLKARQKLSLSEKELSQIIFEQTGSNKNFATIRSKGDKALFNHTTQQMKDILDVPKNRALADFLPTITIKAKDFAAEITVFNSKDKGLNTEDGIAQEHITNNKSVRTILLERGIKPEDLPSEEDIKKLERRVKSNSKQVSKNPDKLN